aaaccaaaaagttgTTGTTAACTTTGCTGGTCAAATCAAATGTCGTGTCAATGCGAGACTCGAAGGCGTCTCAGGTTTATTGCATAACAGATATGATACGATTATTAATAAGCGAAACCCAAAACAggtttatgtgtttttttgtttaagaaTCGAAAATAGTTTTGTTCTATTGTTAATTACGTTTTCTATTCAGGTACAGCCAGACATTGTAAAGACAATGAAACAAATGCTAGTTACGAAAATTGTTTGTCCAATTAAGTTGAGGCTGCAGCGAACGCTGAGCGGTAGATGAAAAGATTTTATAAACGAGAGAGAAAAACCCACACACAGAcctatttgaatatttgaaatGCACTCGAGAGATGCGCACGTTGGGCTTAATAAATTTCTTAACCGATTCGCACAAACGGTAAACGGCAAACGACAAACGGTAAACGACAAACGGGTGACGAGCTGACAGAACCGCACGCGAACGCGTCTAAAACGAAACTGAGGCAACGAGCGCAGCACACGAACGTTTATAGCAAGGGCGTCGCAGCAAGCAGTGTgaccagagagagagagagagcgagagagagaaacggCGAGAGAGTGACCGAAACAACGGAGAGAGATCTAATCTCTCTCAAACGTGATGTTGATGTTAATTAGTTGCCCGCTTATACGATCCACAATGCTCGcaattttcgttttttctttGCAATCCTTACATCCTCGTATGATAGAATAGGGTGATCCGTGCGATTGCGCAAAATAGGTGTATTCAGTGCAAGAGCTCAATTTCtaagcgatcgttcctatggaagctgcatatatcatataatatGAAGCTGTTTTaagtattttgaaaatttaaatttatttattcgtATCTAACTATTCATTTATCACAAGCAGAGCTTAATAATTAATTGGAAAAAGCCATAAGAGTAGAAAATGTACATTTAGTGGAAAATAGGTGAATCACTTCTGTTGCtcatttagtttatttttttggtacGAACTTTGCACATAGCCTAATTAGAAACTAAACCAGATCCCTGCGCTATTTAAGTCAAATCTATGTCAGGTCTAATGCATCAAGTAGACAAATGCAGCAATAAATGCGGTGACCAGCATTGAGGCACGTCCTCCGGGCGCTCCAGAGCGGCAATAATACTCATCACAGTTGGCCTCCGAGATGGTTTTGTACTTCTCCAGCACATCCGACCAGTTGCAGAGACCCACATTGCACCAGTCTAGGTCCACGGCATTCTGGTTGAGGAAGAAGACGACCTTCTCCTTCTCCAGCTCCGCCGGGCAATCGTATTTCACGGCCACGAAATTGCCCGCAAAGGGACCCAGCAGACTGGTCTTCCAGCGACGACTTGTCATCGAGTCATAGTTATCCGCACGCAGTGGGATGTCATCCTTGTTGATGCCCAGCGCGGTGAGCAGCGTCTGCAGACCCGTCGAGTGGGCGAAATAGGCCACCACATGGGGCGAGACGGGACTGCTCAGGCGGGAGAGCATGTCCTGGACGGCGCGGCAATTGAAGCGTGTATTCTCCTCAAAGCCATAGCCGGAGCCGTAGTAGTATTTGAGATCCTCGGCGTATTCCATGACGGTCACATGCTCGGGCAAGAAGGCGCCGCACCAGACGCTCGTCCGATCCACCTGCCAGGCCTGCTCGTAGCGGCACATGTCGTACATCAGCTTGATATCATCCTCGGCCAAAACCGTGAAGCTATCGGAACGGAAAGGTTAGTCTCGTCTTGGATAACAGCAGCTGCTACCAACTGGACACTTACCCAAGTCGACGTGTAATATCCGCGACAGTATTATTCCATATGGCGGTTGTGCGATATTTCTGATACTCGGAGCCCACGCCCTTGTAGTTCTTGTCCTTAAAGTCCGTGCAATAGTCATAGGGACGCAGCAGCAGATCCTTTTCGGGTATATCCGCGGCAGTAGCCACATTGCTGTCACCAAAGAGACCCTCGGCAAAGCCCTTGAAGCTCTCCGTGGTACGCTGTGTGTCCGTGTGACGGAACTGAAAGCAGGGAGAAAAGCTTTAGGAGGAACTGCAAGGACTACACTATCAATATTCCAAAATGAACGCAGGTAGCAGTTCTTACCAGGTAGTAGGTATCGTTGAATGTGGTGGGCAGCACCGTGGGAAAGTAGTGCTGATAGAGCTTGGCAGTGCCGCGCAGATCCTCATAGCCCTGGCTGGTCAGATACTCCTCAATGTCCACTGTGATGCTGGTATTCCATTTCCACATCTGGATGGCGGTCAGATCCGTATCGCACAGGGCATCAGTCTCGGGCTTGGTGCGTCGCACTCGATAATTATCCACTATCAAATCACGTATCTGCAAAGATCACCAGGAGGAGTACATAAAACAGGTGTTGGAGCAGGGGTTAACCTAGGGGTTAACCTACCTCTTCCAGGCGCGGTGCCGCCTCAATGGTGCTTGGCGTGGGCAGCCGTGTGCCGTGCCTGTGGAAGATCCACATTTTCTTGGGCTCACAGCCGGGCACCTGATACTGCTTGTCCATGTTGGTGCCCTTGACAATCTGATAGGCTGTCTTCGAGCTAAACTGACGCGTCTGCAGTCGCTCCGTGTCCTTGCCGAAGCAATAGTCCTGCTGGGCACGAACCACGGCCAGAAGGgccatcaacagcaacagcagcagacgcaTGACTGCAATTGGGAATAAAAGAATAGGAATAAAGCTCATGAAATTCAAGTTGCCCAGCCTTTTGTCGATATCCTTGAACTGTCGCCCAGGTATCATATGTGGACAGCTGAAGGGGGTTTAGATGGGGGCAGGTCATAAGGtgtggcatttaaattgttctgCCAAGGAGTTGAGTCAAGACAATATGGGCAGGGCCCACGATGTTGGCCAGTTGCGAGAGATTCCAATGGAATTTTAGCTAAAGAAAATGCCagctcacacacgcacacacacacacacacacacgcagataCAAACACCTGGAAATTAGGCTAATGATTTTGCGACTGACAAATTGGTGCAGTTTTCTATTGCCACCTGCCCTTAGTCATCATAACTGCCACCACCCCACCCCAGCCCAGCTCCGGCATGGGTCAAGTTGGTTTTGTCATAAAAAAGGCAATGTAATGTTTCAATTTGTAGCTCTGTTTACACGACCCATTTGACGGGGGCCTAGCTAACCCGCatccaaattgatttattctCAATATGGAATCCCCCTCTGAGCCCCTCTCTCATAGACTGCTCGCTTGATGGTGACACAATGGCTGAGTTAATTGACAGACTTGGAGGAAACACGTGAAAGGTTCTAGTCTGGTATGCCCGACTAGAAGTTACCTTAATATCGGCACCAAGCTACGGTTGCAGACATTCAAAGTtccttttaaatatatctacaaAAATCTATAGCAGAAGACGAAGAAGATAgcgaaaaaaatatgttggatATAATAATGCTAAGGTTTTGGTTTGAAGATTTCGACATTAAATTGGACGGACAAatggacatggctaaatcgactcATCCTTTTCATCCGATCATACATACCtgataattatttaaattatgcataaaaaatataaaattaatttattgcataCAACCAtaatacccattttcaatgtgtacagggtatgcaaacttaaattaaaaatttgtttgctcaGCAGGCGTTTACTTTGACAAACTGTTTTACAGTCTATTCAACTCGGAATTTCTGTCGGCCTACGAATTATCATTTATTATTCTAGACTCGAGCCATGGATCATGTCAAGAAATTCTTATGCTCGATCAAGCCGACCAAGAGCCAGCAGGAGATGGCCAAGGCCTTGTGAGTAGCTCAAGCAAATTGTCAGAAATTGATTAATATAGTTTGAGGTcttttgccacgcccacagcatACCCTCAGCTGGCTGTTTTGGCATGGCTGGAGTTTTGGCTCTGATCTACTTCACAGACTGGCGTCTGATCACGAACTATATCCCGCTCTATAACACAAAGTATCCAAAGCCTGAAACCAAATAGCTGAATACCCTGCAAGAAAAACTCAACtaaaatgcataaatgtaTTCTTAGAGTCTACCGAAGCTGTGCCATATTATCCACActattttcatattgtttttaatacattttggtAAAGGTCTTTCAACtagcataaaattaaaaacacatttcataTGCCATTTCTGATTCTGTGGCGATGGGAAATATGCATTTTGGTTGCACAATGCAAAAGTAAATAGATCGATGCCaatcaaaatatacaaaagttgaggaaaaacaaaaacaaatacggCAGCCAAAAATAGATAATAGACAACTTTTAGTAGAATATCTTAGAGGTCGTAGATGTAATAGCATAATAAAAGCAGATATATGTCAATTGTGCAACGTGCTACATTCATGACGTCAGAGCAGGGTCTGCAGCGGGGGCAGCAGCGTGGACCACAGtgggggcagcagcagcgggggCGATGTAAACTAAGTGCTGCGCTGGCAGCCGCAATTAACTGCggcgattttcaattttcaattaaacacAACAGGCGGCTGCTTAACCAAAACAATTTCCCCATTCTCAAGGCCAGCTGCTTCCGAGATCTTTGAATAGAATCTTTCACAAGTGAGATCCACGCAATTTGGTTAGTTTCAAGAGCGTCGCATCCATTGGATGCACAGATGAAGAAGGGAGGGTTGAGGAGGGGGCGGGTGTCATCAAGGAACTAATGTCTAATTGCCAATGTAATATTCGCAATCCTAACCCTCCCCATCTCAAACCCCCCTCAAGGTCCCATCGTTTAATCGGTTTTCTCATGCAATTGAATGCGTCGCCTTTGTTTTCTCAATGCGAaattaaaattccaaattGACTGCAGCGCATTCGCTTAGCTCACTTTGAGatccatatatatgtgtgtgtgtgtgtgtgtgtgtgtgagtgtgagtgggTGTGTATCTGTTTATAGCTATAGTTAACAATCTAAACCACATACACCTGCCCCTGGCCAGCCCCTTCTCTCCACAATTTGTCACTGCTATAAATcgcttttatatgttttaaaatatcCATTGGAATTGTTTTATTGCACATTTTCTATACTCTTACTGAGGGTATATCAGACTATACACAGTGCATATTGTGGAAGACATCTTCGAGGCCAAgagttatatatattcctgataaGAGCGATTGTGAACTAGTCTCTACTTGTGACTTTCATGGAAAAGCTTAAACAAATATGCACAATGCATTGTAGGAGATCTCTTCGAAGCCGAAGggaatatatcatatatcccTGATAGGAAGTGTTGGGGAACTAATCTCTAGTTGAGCCTTAACTGGGCAAACTTGGAATATATGATTTTTGGCTTTCGTATGAGTCGAATTTTccatgtttttcttttaaaaaacccaaaaacgatTTCTATACAGATCTTCAAAAAGATctttaaataaagaaaatatcattCTTCAGCATTATAAAAATTTCTTCAATGTCttcaaaatcaattaatttatataaattcaagattatttattatttaatatatatatttttttctacacatttttatatttatatatacaaccCAATTCTAATCTATATCATGTTTGCAATGTGTTTTCTTGAATGCGAACGtgacatttaataatttttcgcTGATTTTCCGCTGAAAATGTGTTTGCaacaattttgcaaaaatgccCTCGTGCCGTTTTTCCTGCCCTGTATGAGTCTTGCCAAGCGGAACATAAATCAAATACAGATCTTTTTGCATTTTCCATACATCAGAATGGTCCGAAATAAATAAGcccagcaaaaaaaacaaaaaagattcGTGCCCAAATTATGAAACCTAATTGATTTGTGACCCTGCCCCAGAAATATGCTCCGGGCAGAGAGATCGTTGAACTGTGCTCTGCAGCTTTGAAAGATTGCGCAACACTGCAAAGCACTTGAAGATAAGTGTTGGAAGTATTTGCAGTGCGGATTGATAGGCACGCAAGTGTCTCGCGTTTCGCGCGCGTTTCGTGCGCGGCTTAAAACGCCAAGTGCACAATAATCGCCCTGTAATTCGCAACTGCTTGTCAAATTTGACACTTGGCTGGCAATAGCTTTAGTTAGAGCAACTTGATAGCAGTGCAATCAAATACACTCGAAGAAAAAAGCATagaatttttgcaaaatttaaattaagttaaaaattcttaaagtAAGAACAACATTTCAGTATGAAAATCTTTTTCAAGCAGCAAATTTCCaagaaaagttttgttttgatttcaaGCATTTTGATCtaatcaaaaaaaatgttagttTTCAGTGTTTTACTGcttcatatataaatcaagtatTATCAGatctgaaatatttttttgacgGCTTCCACTTGATTAAATTACGTCATTGATTTGTTGTCTTCCTCGTAATTAATTTTAGCACGAAATCTACTTGAAATTCAAAGCAGATAGTCGAAGGAATTTTCCTAAAGAATTTAGAACTACCCCCTTTTCGCTGAGTGTATTAATTAGcggaaatatgcaaaatttagAGGCTACTGGCAGCGACTTTTAAGAGCCCAATTAGCATAAATGATGCACAAGATAAAATCGCTTGTAAACACTTTTAGATATagacatgcatatatacagtcaggaattatataatatatgatataccCGGCCGGAAGAGTCTTTCCTCAGTACCCAAAATCATGTCTAGACGCAGCTGAGAATTTGATGATTGTCCCTAGTTAATATGCAAGACACATAGAAAGACCCTTTGGGATACCCATTGTAATTGAGAATTGCGTCTGGCGCATTTGAAATTACAGAGCTGGCGCATAAATGTCAGACATTTCCCAAATGATCAGTTTGATCTTCGGTCTTCGGTCTTCGGTGGCATTAGACATTTAATTTATCACTTGTAGAGCTCCATGTATAAATACTGATACGCAGCCAATAGAAGTGAAAGACCTCTCCCTCCACTTAGAATTATGTGTGTTGACCTTAGGGGTATACTTAGATAGCCAAGGGAGGGGGAAGGGTAAGCACATTTCCACACAAACATTTTGGATGCCGCTTGGAATTCTCGAAAAGTTCTCTTAGACACAACGGAATTCGTTCGGTATTATGACTAAAACTTGAAAAAATTCACTTGTGCCAAAACAAAAGTCGATTGCGTGGAAAgcctataaataaaatacgaaGGGGAGGAGCAGAGTGGGGAAAGGGGGAGGGGGAAAGAGGCTCTTCTATTTGGGCACGTCTGGGCTTGTGTTTTATGTAGAATGTtgatatttgaatatttcgaAAAGTAATTCCCATTAAAAAGCACAGAACCAAATGTTTGACATCAAACGCTAATTCaaacttttaaaaattcaaattatatatattctacagTTTTAAGGGTAACTACAGTGCATTCCTCTCAACATCTATTTACTTTTGAAGGCGTGAtcaaaaaaaacagaaaataaatatctcACACAGTCACAAAATTAGGCAGAAAAATTAATGAAGATATGCCCTAAAGATCTAACTTTTCTTTTAGACACAGTTTGAAAGTCTTTGGAATTACAGTTTTAGAGTCAGCAATCCATTAATCCAAGATTATTTTATTACCATTCTAATAGGTAATCACAATGTCAACTGGGGCTGTTTAATTAGTTGTGGCAGCCTATTTAAATCTTTGGGTTAAGGTCAAGTCATAAATCTGTTCCCGAGAGGAGGCAAACATAATTTTGTTAACGCGATTTATTTACTCTACTCTTATCGAAGTCCATGtacaagcaaatatttaagtgTTCCACATTGCTTTTTTGtgaatttgttaatttatatgaGTGCCAGCTAATTATTTTGATTGTGCGCGTTTTTAAACGCACGCAAAACGCGCGCATTTATGCGCATGAGCGATTGCCTAGAAAACTTGACATAGTCAGCGGGATGTGAGGGGTATAAGAGGGAAGGTAAGTGACAATACATTCTTCCgattgtttttatacaaaaagcGTTACACACGTCATGACATAGTTAAGATACCCTAAATAAGGGTACAGAAAGAGTCACACGctgtgaaaacaaaaaacacgaaaCAAAATGTTCCCAAACCGATTAAATTTCAGCTGTTTTCATTCATATGCAAAAAGCTggctcaaaataaaattaaccgGGAATTCGGACAAGCATTTTGTTGAGCtcatcagaaaaaaaaaagttgtcatTCGAAATGTTGTTATTCGAAATGTTGTCATTCGAAATGTTGTTATTCGTGTTAACTTGTGTCGTGTCAATAGGAGATCAATTATATAACTTTTATTAGACGTTTATTTATGAACGACAAGCCAAACAGGTTTTTCACAGCAATTTtgttcaaaaatcaacaaaagttgttttgttttcttttcttttttcttctcaTCTTAATTACATTTACACTTGGGGAACAGTCAGATAAAGACAATGtgtactatatataaataaatgtggtATTTAATTGAGCTGTAGCTGCAATGCATTTTTAAGTGCATATTAACACAAAACGTTAggcaatttaaaattattgtattttagAAATACGACACAAAAACGACgctaagagagagagagggagagagaaaaagc
The sequence above is a segment of the Drosophila virilis strain 15010-1051.87 chromosome 3, Dvir_AGI_RSII-ME, whole genome shotgun sequence genome. Coding sequences within it:
- the LOC6623806 gene encoding multiple inositol polyphosphate phosphatase 1, which produces MRLLLLLLMALLAVVRAQQDYCFGKDTERLQTRQFSSKTAYQIVKGTNMDKQYQVPGCEPKKMWIFHRHGTRLPTPSTIEAAPRLEEIRDLIVDNYRVRRTKPETDALCDTDLTAIQMWKWNTSITVDIEEYLTSQGYEDLRGTAKLYQHYFPTVLPTTFNDTYYLFRHTDTQRTTESFKGFAEGLFGDSNVATAADIPEKDLLLRPYDYCTDFKDKNYKGVGSEYQKYRTTAIWNNTVADITRRLGFTVLAEDDIKLMYDMCRYEQAWQVDRTSVWCGAFLPEHVTVMEYAEDLKYYYGSGYGFEENTRFNCRAVQDMLSRLSSPVSPHVVAYFAHSTGLQTLLTALGINKDDIPLRADNYDSMTSRRWKTSLLGPFAGNFVAVKYDCPAELEKEKVVFFLNQNAVDLDWCNVGLCNWSDVLEKYKTISEANCDEYYCRSGAPGGRASMLVTAFIAAFVYLMH
- the LOC26531031 gene encoding cytochrome b-c1 complex subunit 10; the protein is MDHVKKFLCSIKPTKSQQEMAKAFIPSAGCFGMAGVLALIYFTDWRLITNYIPLYNTKYPKPETK